A single region of the Agromyces sp. Leaf222 genome encodes:
- a CDS encoding glutamine synthetase family protein has product MDKQRDFVLRTIEERGVKFVRLWFTDVVGTLKSVAIAPAEVEGAFTEGIGFDGSAIEGLSRTYESDLLAYPDPTTFQTLPWRGDIDPTGRMFCDITTPDGEPAVADPRNVLKRTLARAADRGFTFYTHPEIEFYLLRSSKFGDEGPVPVDSAGYFDNVPGGTAHDFRRRSVRMLEDLGISVEFSHHEAGPGQNEIDLRYADALTTADNIMTFRTVIKEVAIEQGVYATFMPKPFSQYPGSGMHTHLSLFEGDANAFYEAGAQYQLSKIGRQFIAGLLRHANEISAVTNQFVNSYKRLWGGDEAPSFICWGHNNRSALVRVPLYKPNKGQSARVEYRAIDSAANPYLAFSLLLAAGMKGIEEGYELPAEAEDDVWALTDSERRALGYNPLPASLDHAIEYMEESELVAETLGEQVFNYVLANKRAEWRSYRSQVTPFELQRNLEIL; this is encoded by the coding sequence ATGGACAAGCAGCGTGACTTCGTTCTTCGGACGATCGAAGAGCGGGGGGTCAAGTTCGTCAGGCTCTGGTTCACCGACGTCGTCGGCACCCTGAAGTCGGTCGCGATCGCCCCGGCAGAGGTCGAGGGCGCGTTCACCGAGGGCATCGGCTTCGACGGCTCGGCCATCGAGGGCCTGAGCCGCACCTACGAGTCCGACCTGCTCGCCTACCCCGATCCCACGACGTTCCAGACGCTGCCGTGGCGCGGTGACATCGACCCGACGGGTCGCATGTTCTGCGACATCACGACGCCCGACGGCGAGCCGGCCGTCGCCGACCCGCGCAACGTGCTCAAGCGCACGCTCGCGCGTGCGGCCGACCGCGGCTTCACGTTCTACACGCACCCCGAGATCGAGTTCTACCTGCTCCGCTCGTCGAAGTTCGGCGACGAGGGGCCCGTGCCCGTCGACTCGGCCGGCTACTTCGACAACGTGCCGGGCGGCACCGCTCACGACTTCCGTCGCCGCTCGGTGCGCATGCTCGAAGACCTGGGCATCTCGGTCGAGTTCAGCCACCACGAGGCCGGCCCCGGCCAGAACGAGATCGACCTGCGCTACGCCGACGCGCTCACCACGGCCGACAACATCATGACGTTCCGCACGGTCATCAAGGAGGTCGCGATCGAGCAGGGCGTCTACGCCACCTTCATGCCCAAGCCGTTCTCGCAGTATCCGGGCAGCGGCATGCACACGCATCTCTCGCTCTTCGAGGGCGACGCGAACGCGTTCTACGAGGCCGGCGCGCAGTACCAGCTCTCCAAGATCGGGCGTCAGTTCATCGCGGGCCTCCTCCGCCACGCCAACGAGATCTCGGCGGTCACGAACCAGTTCGTGAACTCCTACAAGCGGCTGTGGGGCGGCGACGAGGCCCCCAGCTTCATCTGCTGGGGCCACAACAACCGCTCCGCGCTCGTGCGCGTTCCGCTCTACAAGCCGAACAAGGGCCAGAGCGCGCGCGTCGAGTACCGCGCCATCGATTCCGCGGCCAACCCGTACCTCGCCTTCTCGCTGCTGCTCGCAGCCGGCATGAAGGGCATCGAAGAGGGGTACGAGCTGCCGGCAGAAGCCGAAGACGACGTCTGGGCCCTCACCGACAGCGAGCGCCGTGCACTCGGCTACAACCCGCTGCCCGCGAGCCTCGACCACGCGATCGAGTACATGGAGGAGTCCGAGCTCGTCGCCGAGACGCTGGGCGAGCAGGTCTTCAACTACGTGCTCGCGAACAAGCGTGCCGAATGGCGCTCGTACCGCTCGCAGGTCACGCCCTTCGAGCTGCAGCGCAACCTCGAGATCCTCTGA